From Oncorhynchus mykiss isolate Arlee chromosome 6, USDA_OmykA_1.1, whole genome shotgun sequence, the proteins below share one genomic window:
- the LOC110525846 gene encoding ankyrin repeat and LEM domain-containing protein 2, whose product MEAVLRGLRGLSADELREEFTRADLKCGPITATTRAIFERKLARVLTEAEGSSSATDTDSSSNATTTGPGSSAKAASAAGQAKPVPSCATTSTPTGTDSLKVVSDEVDFGYGMGLNPPEEEELGLTVKSRTPCNIGVEDPGSQSKAETPSKTAQMSPTFFYGVCPLWDDVLATNERSHVYGDKKEALQAVKMMKGARFKAFSNREDAEKFAKGISDYYPSPSKFAPCVSPVVPGLVFCKDNVPVVEVDAINRERANSFKSPRCQDLTAKLRKAVEKGDVVAFSELVWSNPRYLIGSGDNPTVVQEGCRYNVMHVAAKENEPGIAQLLLETLENPDFMRLMYPDDLEAMMQKRIRYIVDLYLNTPDKAGFETPLHFACKFGCPEVVNVLCSHPDTDKNCKNKYDQKPSDVICERKNKTQEVKQKICDYLEDRCYIRLLRAIDNSSQPVIDAPWSPEPSESLPRSLAPRLTRSPMDPVMAVRAFAGPLSPSKADEFRRVWKTPPRDRAGYFQHILKSDPDRGAERVGRDLARELGHPWAEYWDFLDSFTDLSSADGLRKLEEYLNKKDFSQRAHEEAGENVISNRFRTPSPGKPKKFCNSISVGAFLDEGDDVSLEEIKNRQNAALTNFSSACSKDSLAGAVGGLALHEFHILPVSHHGADDLIETAAERDLLCSSVSESLLSPVCNNGLCPSTGAERTHNGDKGSPRTSSSPSHLLSPISNLMVEFERMSLQDGLDSLTRERRSSGGNREGLSRGELAAGVGRLTLGGNSNEDYLFERGCSLEPGDRERRVREGEVEDRASGGSGSSEEYFTAEESLEALGQRTSGPGTVSGRTLCSRSKSWDHGGRDLSSSGSSSSYTSLDNSHEFLARTPPRFRRGLFIEGDSPTKLDREVLSAIEVIDIDPSKFPSIQKWKSTMQTYTSSDMQSWPSPVAVKSSARVHRASPLTHGSPVSSLLSPAGGRFSPARHTGSPDFTSTSRYSPAHASYTQRIRLRHINDTPPLPPGQKR is encoded by the exons ATGGAGGCGGTTCTGAGAGGGCTGAGAGGGCTGAGTGCAGATGAGCTGCGAGAGGAGTTCACCAGGGCCGACCTCAAGTGCGGCCCAATCACGGCCACCACTCGCGCCATCTTCGAGAGGAAGTTGGCCCGCGTCTTGACAGAAGCCGAGGGCAGCAGCAGCGCCACAGACACGGACAGTAGCAGTAATGCCACCACCACAGGCCCAGGCAGCAGTGCAAAGGCCGCCAGTGCAGCAGGGCAGGCCAAACCGGTGCCATCATGTGCCACAACATCAACACCCACTGGCACTGACTCTCTTAAGGTTGTCAGTGATGAGGTGGATTTTGGTTACGGAATGGGGCTCAATCCCCCAGAGGAAGAGGAACTTGGCCTGACAGTAAAGTCAAGGACCCCTTGTAATATCGGTGTGGAAGACCCTGGCTCTCAGTCTAAAGCAGAGACTCCTTCAAAGACAGCACAAATGTCACCAACGTTCTTCTATGGAGTGTGTCCGTTGTGGGATGATGTCTTGGCTACAAATG AGAGGTCCCATGTGTATGGAGATAAGAAGGAGGCTCTTCAGGCTGTGAAGATGATGAAAGGAGCTCGCTTTAAAGCCTTCTCCAATCGAGAGGATGCTGAGAAATTTGCCAAAGGGATCAGTGACTACTACCCCTCTCCCAGTAAATTTGCCCCCTGTGTCTCCCCTGTCGTACCAGGCCTGGTCTTCTGCAAGG ACAACGTCCCTGTCGTGGAGGTAGACGCCATCAACAGGGAGAGGGCCAACAGCTTCAAAAGCCCTCGCTGCCAGGACCTGACAGCCAAACTGAGGAAAGCTGTGGAGAAGGGGGATGTGGTGGCCTTCAGTGAGCTGGTCTGGAGTAACCCACGCTATCTCATCGGCTCTGGAGACAACCCCACCGTAGTGCAG GAGGGATGCAGGTACAACGTGATGCACGTGGCAGCCAAGGAGAACGAGCCAGGGATCGCCCAGCTTCTGCTGGAGACGCTGGAGAACCCGGACTTCATGAGGCTCATGTACCCTGATGACCTGGAGGCCATGATGCAGAAACGCATCCGCTACATCGTGGACCTTTACCTCAACACTCCAGACAAAGCT GGGTTTGAGACACCACTCCACTTTGCCTGTAAGTTCGGGTGTCCAGAAGTGGTGAATGTCCTGTGTTCACATCCTGATACAGATAAAAACTGCAAAAACAAGTACGACCAGAAGCCATCTGAT GTTATTTGTGAAAGAAAAAACAAAACCCAAGAGGTGAAACAGAAGATATGTGACTATTTGGAAG ATCGCTGTTATATACGCCTACTGAGGGCCATAGACAATTCATCCCAGCCTGTCATTGATGCTCCCTGGTCACCTGAGCCATCAGAAAGTCTTCCTCGTTCGCTGGCTCCCAGGCTCACACGAAGTCCCATGGATCCGGTGATGGCAGTCAGGGCATTCGCTGGCCCACTCAGCCCATCTAAG GCAGATGAGTTCCGTCGGGTGTGGAAGACGCCCCCCCGAGACAGGGCAGGGTACTTCCAGCACATCCTGAAGTCTGACCCTGACCGTGGAGCAGAGAGAGTGGGCAG AGACCTTGCCAGGGAGTTGGGCCACCCCTGGGCTGAGTACTGGGACTTCCTGGATAGTTTCACAGACCTGTCGTCTGCAGACGGCCTCCGTAAGCTGGAGGAGTACCTCAACAAGAAGGACTTCAGTCAGCGTGCACACGAAGAGGCAGGGGAGAACGTCATCAGCAACCGCTTCAGAACCCCTTCCCCAG GGAAGCCCAAGAAGTTCTGCAACTCCATCTCGGTGGGGGCCTTCCTGGACGAGGGTGATGACGTCAGTCTGGAGGAGATAAAGAACCGTCAGAATGCGGCGCTCACCAACTTCTCCTCAGCGTGTTCTAAGGACAGTCTGGCGGGCGCTGTGGGTGGGCTGGCCCTCCATGAGTTCCACATCCTGCCCGTGTCCCACCACGGCGCCGATGACCTCATCGAGACAGCTGCCGAGCGAGACCTTCTGTGCTCCTCCGTGTCAGAGAGCCTCCTCTCGCCCGTCTGCAACAACGGCCTTTGTCCCTCCACGGGGGCAGAGAGGACTCACAACGGGGACAAGGGGTCCCCCCGCACCTCCTCGTCCCCCTCCCACCTGCTGTCGCCCATCTCCAACCTGATGGTGGAGTTTGAGAGGATGTCCCTGCAGGATGGGCTGGACAGCCTTACCAGGGAGCGGAGGAGTAGCGggggaaacagggagggactctCCCGGGGCGAACTGGCAGCTGGGGTGGGCCGCCTCACGCTGGGGGGTAACAGCAACGAGGACTATTTGTTTGAGAGGGGCTGTAGCTTGGAACCTGGGGACAGGGAGAGgcgtgtgagggagggagaggtggaagacCGGGCCAGTGGTGGAAGCGGCAGCTCAGAGGAGTACTTTACGGCTGAGGAGAGCTTGGAGGCTCTGGGCCAGAGGACTAGCGGGCCAGGGACGGTGTCGGGGCGCACGCTCTGCTCCAGATCTAAGTCGTGGGATCACGGGGGGAGGGATCTGAGCAGCTCCGGATCATCCAGCTCCTATACATCCCTGGACAACTCCCATGAGTTCCTAGCACGGACCCCACCTCGCTTCAGAAGGGGACTTTTCATTGAAGG GGATTCGCCAACTAAGTTGGACAGAGAGGTCCTGTCCGCAATAGAAGTCATAGACATTGACCCCTCAAAGTTCCCCAGCATTCAGAAATGGAAAAGTACAATGCAAACATACACCTCTTCAGACATGCAAAG CTGGCCCAGCCCCGTGGCGGTAAAAAGCAGCGCCAGGGTACATCGGGCCTCTCCCCTCACACATGGCTCTCCTGTCAGCAGCCTTTTGTCCCCTGCCGGTGGCCGCTTCAGTCCAGCCCGGCACACAGGCTCTCCAGACTTCACCAGCACCAGCCGCTACAGCCCTGCACACGCCAGCTACACCCAGCGCATCCGTCTCAGGCACATCAAcgacaccccccccctccctccaggcCAGAAACGATAG